A stretch of Methanobrevibacter sp. YE315 DNA encodes these proteins:
- a CDS encoding Brix domain-containing protein: MLISTSRKPSQKTRKFCKNLAHATGSTSVNRGKMNMRELLLKALEVDEFNLAIVNEIKGNPSRISFYSNKGELLLTVLIGASDASEKMNIAPSQLKIVSEVDELNVLKDILDMDLVDKAEDNYILISKSDDLAAKINFVNKFGDKIDFQIKVKKILEVSND; the protein is encoded by the coding sequence ATGTTAATTTCAACTTCTAGAAAACCTTCTCAAAAAACTAGAAAATTCTGTAAAAATTTAGCACACGCAACAGGCTCAACCTCTGTAAACAGAGGAAAAATGAACATGCGCGAGCTTTTATTGAAGGCACTGGAAGTGGATGAATTCAATTTAGCTATTGTAAACGAAATCAAGGGAAATCCTAGTAGAATTTCATTTTATTCTAATAAAGGCGAATTGTTGCTTACAGTTCTTATCGGAGCATCCGATGCAAGTGAAAAAATGAATATTGCTCCTTCCCAATTGAAAATAGTATCTGAAGTGGATGAGCTTAATGTCTTGAAGGATATTCTGGACATGGATCTAGTGGATAAAGCAGAGGACAATTATATCTTAATTTCTAAAAGCGATGATTTAGCTGCCAAAATCAATTTTGTCAATAAGTTCGGAGATAAGATTGATTTTCAAATCAAAGTCAAAAAGATTTTAGAGGTTTCAAATGATTGA
- the pyrF gene encoding orotidine-5'-phosphate decarboxylase encodes MNIKNNLILALDVMSENEAIEICDSIKEYIDTIKIGYPLALAEGLEIINKLKDKFGFKVICDFKVADIDATNSKICDETFKAGADAIICHGFVGSDSVQACLDMANKHGKELFLLTEMSHPGAKMFLQKNAEAIAQMGVEMGIENYVAPATRLDRLSTIRDIVGCEAYIISPGVGKQGGDGKKTLEYSDAIIVGRSIYEADNPKTACENLIKSLK; translated from the coding sequence ATGAACATAAAAAATAACCTAATTTTAGCACTTGACGTAATGAGTGAAAATGAAGCTATTGAAATCTGCGACTCAATCAAGGAATACATTGACACAATCAAAATAGGATATCCACTAGCACTTGCCGAAGGTCTTGAAATAATCAATAAGTTAAAGGACAAATTCGGATTTAAGGTAATTTGCGACTTCAAGGTAGCCGATATCGATGCAACCAACTCCAAGATATGTGATGAAACATTCAAAGCGGGAGCCGATGCAATCATATGCCACGGCTTTGTTGGATCAGACAGCGTACAGGCATGCCTTGACATGGCAAACAAACATGGAAAGGAACTGTTTCTGCTTACTGAAATGTCACATCCCGGAGCCAAAATGTTTCTGCAGAAGAATGCTGAGGCAATAGCTCAAATGGGAGTTGAAATGGGAATTGAAAACTATGTCGCGCCAGCAACCAGACTTGACAGATTATCAACTATAAGGGATATTGTTGGATGTGAAGCCTATATCATATCACCCGGAGTTGGAAAACAAGGCGGAGACGGTAAAAAAACCTTGGAATACTCAGATGCAATCATTGTTGGAAGAAGCATATACGAAGCCGACAATCCGAAAACTGCATGTGAAAATTTAATAAAATCACTGAAATAA
- the rpl37A gene encoding 50S ribosomal protein L37Ae, which produces MARTKKVGITGRFGARYGRKAKRSVKIIEENMKKDHVCPKCARPYVKRQAAGIWKCRKCGAVFTGGAYIPQTPMAKSAARSIRDIKVEE; this is translated from the coding sequence ATGGCAAGAACTAAAAAAGTTGGTATCACAGGAAGGTTCGGTGCAAGATACGGAAGAAAAGCAAAAAGATCTGTAAAGATTATTGAAGAAAACATGAAAAAAGACCATGTTTGTCCTAAATGTGCTAGACCTTATGTAAAAAGACAAGCTGCTGGAATTTGGAAATGCAGAAAATGTGGTGCAGTATTTACTGGTGGAGCTTACATCCCACAAACTCCTATGGCAAAATCTGCAGCACGCAGTATAAGAGACATTAAAGTGGAGGAATAA
- a CDS encoding LUD domain-containing protein, translating into MKDSELETMRKSFNTVKSRSNSIKESPSTQRLISRVREIKEYSIENNEELFNQLCESFKRNDIDFKFAKTSEDALKIIDDLLDEYGCTTVAKAKSNTLGEINLKKHLAGENIDVVETDLGDRILQLKKTDNKPVHPTGPASHLNISNITDIVNESLDVNVSPVPREIMETVRHDVLKRLESANVGISGANAMASEEGSLVMVHNEGNISIVSLKDLHIIVAGIDKIVPTLEDAISVVKLETIFATGSYVTSYMNVVSGPSKTADIEKKLLKNMYGAEKVFVILLDNGRSNATPECLYCIGCGNCVVHCPVYNAVGNEFGFNNYLGGRGVAMSKFIEDDETCFNSGLYMCTLCGLCTLNCPVAIPTNEIIENMRKLSTDVGFYPKAHGVIKDNVSKNDSPY; encoded by the coding sequence ATGAAAGATAGTGAACTTGAAACAATGAGAAAATCATTCAATACAGTCAAAAGCAGATCAAACTCCATTAAGGAATCACCATCCACCCAAAGACTGATATCCAGAGTTCGTGAAATCAAGGAATACTCCATTGAAAACAATGAAGAGCTCTTCAATCAGCTTTGCGAATCCTTTAAACGCAACGACATTGATTTCAAATTTGCCAAAACTTCCGAAGATGCTTTAAAAATTATCGATGATTTACTTGATGAATATGGGTGCACTACTGTTGCAAAGGCCAAATCTAATACTTTAGGCGAAATCAATCTTAAAAAGCATTTGGCCGGTGAAAACATTGATGTTGTTGAAACAGACTTGGGAGACAGGATTCTGCAGCTTAAAAAAACTGACAATAAGCCAGTTCATCCAACAGGTCCTGCATCTCATTTGAATATATCAAATATCACAGATATCGTAAACGAATCATTGGATGTTAACGTCAGTCCTGTTCCGAGGGAAATCATGGAAACCGTAAGGCATGATGTGCTAAAACGTCTTGAAAGTGCAAATGTAGGTATAAGTGGAGCTAATGCAATGGCCTCCGAAGAGGGGTCTCTTGTAATGGTGCACAATGAGGGCAATATTTCAATAGTTTCCCTTAAAGATTTGCATATAATTGTAGCTGGAATTGATAAAATAGTGCCTACATTAGAGGACGCAATCTCAGTTGTAAAGCTTGAAACAATATTTGCCACAGGAAGCTATGTGACATCATATATGAATGTAGTTTCAGGACCTTCAAAAACAGCCGATATAGAAAAAAAGCTCTTGAAAAATATGTATGGTGCTGAAAAGGTATTTGTAATATTGTTGGATAACGGAAGAAGCAATGCAACTCCGGAATGCCTTTATTGCATAGGTTGCGGAAACTGTGTTGTCCACTGCCCGGTATATAATGCAGTTGGAAACGAATTCGGATTCAACAATTATCTTGGAGGTAGGGGAGTTGCAATGTCAAAATTCATAGAAGATGATGAAACCTGTTTTAATTCAGGCCTTTACATGTGCACTCTATGCGGATTATGCACTTTGAACTGTCCCGTAGCCATTCCAACCAATGAAATTATCGAGAACATGAGAAAATTGTCAACCGATGTTGGTTTCTATCCGAAGGCTCATGGTGTGATTAAGGATAATGTTTCAAAAAATGATTCACCTTATTAA
- the guaB gene encoding IMP dehydrogenase: protein MSFSKKVQEARMSYTFDDFLLTPNASYVEPKDIDITVKLGKGIKLNIPVLSAAMDTVTEADLAIAMAQEGGVGVIHRNITQERQVEEVKKVKNAEDLTIRDVVTISKDSTIAEVQAKMQDELISGLPVVEGDEIIGIISKRDIRPVLKSEPHKTVKDIMTSDVVTVEEGISAEEALNVAYENKVERLPVVHDGKLVGIITIKDILNHAQYPKAARDKDGNFLVAAACGPFDLDRAMALDQAGADIISIDCAHAHNMNVVKFTETIKDNIDAELCVGNIATAEAAEDLISMGVDALKVGIGPGSMCTTRIVAGVGVPQLTAISDVADAAADAGVPVIADGGIRYSGDVAKAIGAGADAVMLGNLLAASLEAPGDIVVMNGKQYKKYRGMGSMGAMTSEYDGGADRYFQGSKSKMNHTKYVPEGIEGAVPYKGTIAEILFQLVGGLKSSMGYCGAENIGAMKEKAQFVRITSSGIKESHPHDLLITNESPNYSPPE from the coding sequence ATGTCATTTTCAAAAAAGGTTCAAGAAGCAAGAATGTCTTATACTTTTGATGATTTTCTTTTGACTCCTAACGCAAGTTATGTGGAACCAAAGGATATTGATATTACTGTAAAGTTAGGTAAAGGAATTAAACTGAACATCCCTGTTTTAAGTGCTGCTATGGACACTGTTACCGAAGCAGACCTTGCGATAGCTATGGCACAGGAAGGTGGTGTCGGTGTAATCCACAGAAATATCACTCAAGAAAGACAGGTTGAAGAAGTTAAGAAAGTCAAAAACGCTGAAGATTTAACTATTCGTGATGTTGTAACCATTTCTAAAGATTCTACCATTGCTGAAGTCCAAGCAAAAATGCAGGATGAATTAATCAGCGGCCTTCCAGTTGTTGAAGGTGATGAAATCATTGGTATTATATCCAAAAGGGATATCAGGCCAGTCTTAAAATCAGAACCTCATAAAACTGTAAAAGACATCATGACTTCTGATGTCGTAACTGTTGAGGAAGGCATTTCAGCTGAAGAAGCATTGAATGTCGCTTATGAAAACAAGGTGGAAAGGCTTCCTGTTGTTCATGATGGCAAATTGGTAGGAATTATTACCATTAAAGATATTTTGAATCATGCTCAATATCCAAAAGCGGCCCGTGATAAAGACGGCAACTTTTTGGTTGCTGCTGCATGCGGACCATTTGATTTGGACAGGGCAATGGCACTTGATCAGGCTGGTGCCGACATCATTTCAATTGACTGTGCTCATGCACATAACATGAACGTAGTTAAATTCACCGAAACAATCAAAGATAACATTGATGCTGAATTATGTGTAGGAAACATTGCAACCGCTGAAGCTGCTGAAGACTTAATTTCAATGGGTGTAGATGCACTTAAAGTAGGTATAGGTCCAGGTTCAATGTGTACCACCCGTATTGTTGCAGGTGTTGGAGTACCACAATTAACAGCTATTTCAGATGTTGCCGATGCTGCAGCAGATGCAGGAGTTCCTGTAATTGCTGACGGTGGTATCAGATATTCCGGTGATGTTGCAAAAGCTATTGGTGCCGGTGCAGATGCAGTTATGCTTGGTAACTTGCTTGCAGCTTCCTTAGAGGCTCCTGGTGATATTGTTGTAATGAATGGTAAGCAATATAAGAAATACCGTGGAATGGGTTCCATGGGTGCAATGACCAGTGAGTATGATGGTGGAGCAGACAGATACTTCCAAGGTTCCAAAAGTAAAATGAACCATACAAAGTATGTTCCTGAAGGAATTGAAGGCGCTGTACCATATAAAGGAACCATTGCAGAAATCTTATTCCAGTTAGTTGGTGGATTGAAATCATCTATGGGATACTGCGGTGCTGAAAATATTGGTGCAATGAAGGAAAAAGCACAATTCGTTAGGATTACAAGCAGCGGTATTAAGGAATCCCACCCTCATGACTTGTTAATTACTAATGAAAGCCCTAATTATTCACCTCCTGAATAG
- a CDS encoding energy-coupling factor ABC transporter permease, with protein MHIMEGYLPLTWCIIWFVISLAVVAFGIYQIKKIVDETPESKALLAVSGAFMFILSSLKLPSVTGSCSHPCGNGLGAALFGPAVTAVLATIVLLFQALLLAHGGLTTLGANIFSMGIVGPVVAWLVYKGLTKANISSTIAIFFAAFLGDLLTYVATSFQLAFAFPAPTFAGALTNFLTIFAVTQIPLAIGEGILTVIIWDRLKAYKPKLLDKLGALAPNEA; from the coding sequence ATGCATATTATGGAAGGATATTTACCATTAACATGGTGTATCATATGGTTCGTCATATCACTCGCCGTTGTTGCATTTGGTATTTATCAAATCAAAAAAATCGTAGATGAAACCCCTGAATCCAAAGCTTTACTCGCAGTAAGCGGAGCATTCATGTTCATCTTATCATCTTTGAAATTACCTTCTGTTACTGGAAGTTGTTCTCACCCTTGTGGTAACGGATTAGGTGCAGCATTATTCGGTCCTGCTGTAACCGCAGTGTTAGCAACTATCGTACTTTTATTCCAAGCACTTTTACTTGCTCACGGTGGATTAACTACTTTAGGTGCAAACATATTCTCAATGGGTATTGTAGGTCCTGTAGTCGCATGGCTTGTATACAAAGGATTAACTAAAGCTAATATATCTTCTACTATTGCTATTTTCTTTGCAGCATTTTTAGGTGACTTATTAACTTATGTTGCTACTTCATTCCAATTAGCTTTTGCATTCCCGGCTCCTACTTTTGCAGGCGCATTAACAAACTTCTTAACTATCTTTGCAGTTACTCAAATTCCATTAGCTATCGGTGAAGGTATTTTAACAGTAATTATCTGGGATAGATTAAAAGCTTACAAACCAAAATTATTAGATAAACTTGGTGCATTAGCTCCAAATGAAGCATAA
- a CDS encoding glycosyltransferase family 2 protein, translating to MGFEISKEDKEATYVILPAYNEATRIHPVIEEIAEKGYKMVIVNDGSSDNTLEVVKESQRKYPKSIFIYSHIINRGVGVAMQTGFDAVLKYNPKYIVNMDSDGQHDANDLENVLEPLVTGRAQAVIGVRPLKDMPLSRNIANAIMNILTKIFYKVDVSDSQTGFRAITIDALKKIDINARGYLISSEFIREVNDNNIPFEEVPIRTIYTPETQAKGTNVTVAFKILIQMIRHQF from the coding sequence ATGGGATTTGAAATTTCAAAGGAAGATAAGGAAGCAACATATGTCATTCTTCCGGCATATAATGAAGCAACAAGAATCCATCCTGTAATTGAAGAAATTGCAGAAAAAGGTTATAAAATGGTCATTGTTAATGATGGTTCTTCAGACAATACCTTGGAGGTTGTTAAGGAATCTCAAAGGAAATATCCTAAAAGTATCTTCATCTACTCACATATCATTAATCGTGGTGTCGGCGTAGCTATGCAAACAGGCTTTGATGCAGTTTTGAAATACAATCCAAAATATATTGTCAATATGGATTCGGACGGTCAGCATGATGCCAATGATTTGGAAAACGTTTTGGAACCGTTGGTGACCGGCAGGGCTCAAGCGGTAATTGGAGTAAGGCCTTTAAAGGACATGCCATTAAGCAGAAACATTGCAAATGCAATCATGAATATTTTGACCAAGATATTTTATAAAGTGGATGTAAGCGATTCACAAACAGGTTTCAGGGCAATAACCATTGATGCTTTGAAAAAAATTGATATCAATGCCAGAGGATATCTTATTTCTTCCGAATTCATACGGGAAGTTAATGATAATAATATTCCATTTGAAGAGGTTCCAATCAGAACAATCTACACTCCTGAAACTCAAGCAAAAGGAACAAACGTGACAGTTGCATTTAAAATTTTAATTCAAATGATTAGACATCAATTTTAG
- a CDS encoding energy-coupling factor ABC transporter substrate-binding protein, with protein MKTSTLIILAVVCIILFVAPLIMFSGHGEDDGYFGGADDAAGEAIEKTGFEPWFSSIWEPPSGEIESLLFALQAAIGAIIIGYFFGYWRGQGKEE; from the coding sequence ATGAAAACATCTACTTTAATTATTTTAGCAGTTGTATGTATTATATTGTTTGTAGCACCATTAATAATGTTTAGTGGTCATGGTGAAGATGATGGTTACTTCGGCGGAGCAGACGATGCAGCTGGTGAAGCTATCGAAAAAACCGGTTTTGAACCATGGTTTTCTTCAATATGGGAACCACCTAGTGGTGAAATAGAAAGCTTATTATTCGCTCTTCAAGCAGCTATTGGAGCAATCATTATTGGTTACTTCTTCGGTTACTGGAGAGGACAAGGTAAAGAAGAATAA
- a CDS encoding DUF2304 domain-containing protein, which yields MLLYSILFPIIAIIAIVWFLVRYLKEKNSLVTTILWTIFWILVSLFAVFPNFSNSFARLFGITRGLDFIIIIVFAVLVYTIFKLYTKMDKLEDDVNKIVKEVALNNEISLDDKEE from the coding sequence ATGTTATTATATTCAATTTTATTTCCAATAATAGCAATCATAGCTATTGTATGGTTTTTAGTCAGATACTTAAAAGAGAAAAATTCTTTAGTTACAACCATATTATGGACCATTTTCTGGATTTTAGTTAGTTTATTTGCAGTTTTCCCTAACTTCAGTAATTCATTTGCTCGCTTATTTGGTATAACCCGTGGTTTGGATTTTATAATTATAATTGTTTTTGCAGTTTTAGTTTACACAATCTTCAAGCTATACACTAAAATGGATAAACTGGAAGATGATGTTAATAAGATCGTTAAGGAAGTAGCATTAAACAATGAAATATCCCTTGATGATAAAGAGGAATAG
- the ribC gene encoding riboflavin synthase, with the protein MRIGICDTTFARFDMAAAAIDELKNNAYDLKIIRQTVPGVKDLPVTAKILIEEENCDIVMALGMPGPMEKDKMCAHEASTGLINAQLMTNTHILEVFVHEDEEEDPVELAKLAENRAREHAQNLIKMMYHRKAMRKEAGMGMREGKEDAGPL; encoded by the coding sequence ATGAGAATTGGAATTTGTGATACAACTTTTGCTCGATTTGATATGGCTGCTGCAGCTATTGACGAGCTTAAAAACAATGCTTATGATTTAAAAATAATCAGACAAACTGTTCCTGGTGTAAAGGATTTGCCAGTAACTGCTAAAATTCTCATTGAAGAAGAAAACTGTGATATTGTAATGGCGCTTGGAATGCCTGGGCCTATGGAAAAGGATAAGATGTGTGCTCATGAGGCATCAACAGGCCTTATTAATGCACAGCTCATGACAAATACACATATTCTTGAAGTGTTTGTCCATGAAGATGAAGAGGAAGATCCTGTTGAACTTGCCAAACTTGCAGAAAACAGGGCACGCGAACATGCGCAAAACTTAATAAAGATGATGTATCACAGAAAAGCAATGAGAAAAGAAGCTGGAATGGGAATGCGTGAAGGAAAAGAAGATGCAGGACCATTATAA
- a CDS encoding DNA-directed RNA polymerase subunit P produces the protein MYRCPRCGAEVDHKSYMENKCPKCRYRILFKNVPETTRIIKAR, from the coding sequence TTGTACAGGTGTCCACGTTGTGGAGCAGAAGTAGACCACAAAAGCTACATGGAAAATAAATGTCCTAAATGCAGATATAGGATTTTATTTAAAAATGTTCCAGAAACCACTAGAATAATAAAAGCAAGATAA
- a CDS encoding prefoldin subunit beta yields the protein MEIPENIQHQLNQFQQLQQQAQAVSLQVQNVEVQIQETEKALEELKKTDESTEVFKQAGTLLIKVEYADALADMEDKLETLQLRKQTMTRQEERVMKKLEEMQATIQAAMNGMGQ from the coding sequence ATGGAGATTCCTGAAAACATTCAACATCAATTAAATCAGTTTCAACAATTACAACAACAAGCTCAAGCTGTAAGTTTACAAGTCCAAAATGTTGAAGTTCAAATTCAAGAAACTGAAAAAGCTTTAGAAGAACTTAAAAAAACTGACGAATCTACTGAAGTATTTAAACAAGCAGGCACTTTACTCATTAAAGTGGAATACGCTGACGCTTTAGCTGATATGGAAGACAAATTAGAAACTCTTCAATTAAGAAAACAGACTATGACCCGCCAAGAAGAAAGAGTCATGAAAAAACTTGAAGAAATGCAAGCTACTATCCAAGCAGCTATGAATGGTATGGGCCAATAG
- a CDS encoding KEOPS complex subunit Pcc1 has product MIDESPLESVKSNIVIEFDNSHQAKIIYDSILLEFNTAPDFRSSMTIDLDESNIIINIDAEDSTSFRASVNSAIKWIKLALEINNLTN; this is encoded by the coding sequence ATGATTGATGAAAGCCCTCTTGAATCCGTTAAAAGCAACATCGTAATAGAATTTGACAACAGTCATCAAGCAAAGATAATTTATGATTCTATTCTTTTAGAATTCAATACTGCTCCTGATTTTAGATCATCCATGACCATTGATTTGGATGAGTCTAATATAATAATTAATATCGATGCAGAGGACTCCACTTCATTTAGAGCTTCTGTAAACTCAGCAATAAAGTGGATTAAATTAGCATTAGAAATAAATAATTTGACAAATTAA
- a CDS encoding (5-formylfuran-3-yl)methyl phosphate synthase has protein sequence MLLLISPINREEALESIKGGADIVDVKNPKEGSLGANFPWVIKEIRELTPEDKLVSATLGDVPYKPGTVSLAAMGAHVSGADYIKVGLYGTKDHDEAVEVMENVVKTVKDVSEDTIIVAAGYADAHRVGAVDPMEIPKVAKDAGCDLAMLDTAVKDGHTLFDYLDIDQLKEFVEEAHGYGLLTALAGSVKKEQLKPLHDIGCDVVGIRGAACIGGDRNTGKIHHTAVAELKELCDSF, from the coding sequence ATGCTTCTATTAATAAGTCCTATAAATCGTGAAGAAGCTCTTGAATCAATTAAAGGCGGAGCAGATATTGTTGATGTGAAAAATCCTAAGGAAGGTTCTTTAGGCGCTAATTTCCCATGGGTTATTAAAGAAATTAGGGAATTAACTCCTGAAGACAAGCTTGTCAGCGCTACTTTAGGTGACGTGCCTTACAAACCGGGTACTGTTTCTCTTGCAGCAATGGGGGCTCACGTTTCCGGAGCAGACTATATCAAAGTTGGATTATATGGAACAAAAGACCATGATGAAGCTGTTGAAGTCATGGAAAATGTTGTAAAAACTGTAAAAGATGTTAGTGAAGATACTATTATTGTAGCTGCAGGTTATGCTGATGCTCACCGTGTAGGTGCAGTTGATCCTATGGAAATTCCAAAAGTGGCAAAAGATGCTGGATGCGACTTAGCTATGCTTGATACTGCAGTCAAAGACGGTCATACATTATTTGATTATTTAGATATTGATCAATTAAAAGAATTTGTTGAAGAAGCTCACGGCTATGGTTTGTTGACTGCCCTTGCAGGTTCAGTTAAAAAAGAACAATTAAAACCATTGCATGATATCGGCTGTGATGTTGTGGGTATCAGAGGTGCCGCTTGCATTGGCGGTGACAGAAATACCGGTAAAATACACCACACTGCCGTAGCTGAGCTTAAAGAATTATGTGATTCATTCTAA
- a CDS encoding ATP-binding cassette domain-containing protein — protein MLEVKNVKYSYNSDYQALKGVSLKVERGEMVALLGKNGAGKSTLFLHLNGIYRPDEGQVFIDGEELKYDKKSLLKFRQKVGIVFQNPDDQIFAPTVEEDVAFGPLNLGLSMEEVQDRVEEALDRVGMSGFEKTAPHHLSGGQKKRVAIAGILAMKPEVMVLDEPTAGLDPQGVVDLSKLLNELNDEGITIIISTHEVDLVPNYATKVFVLVDGLLIGEGTPKEIFAKPEILEQANLKVPIVTDLFQQLEDEGFDMQGDYPLTIDEAKDKFLELLNKN, from the coding sequence ATGTTAGAAGTAAAAAATGTTAAATATTCCTATAATTCTGATTATCAAGCACTTAAGGGAGTCAGCCTTAAAGTCGAAAGGGGTGAAATGGTAGCTCTTTTAGGTAAAAATGGTGCTGGTAAATCAACTTTGTTTCTTCATTTGAATGGAATTTACAGACCGGATGAAGGCCAGGTCTTCATTGATGGTGAAGAGTTAAAATATGATAAGAAATCCCTGCTTAAATTCAGGCAGAAAGTTGGAATCGTATTTCAAAATCCTGATGACCAGATTTTTGCTCCTACAGTCGAAGAGGATGTTGCCTTTGGACCTTTGAACTTGGGTTTATCCATGGAGGAAGTTCAAGACAGAGTTGAAGAGGCTTTGGACCGTGTTGGAATGTCCGGATTCGAAAAAACAGCTCCTCATCATTTAAGTGGAGGACAAAAGAAAAGGGTGGCGATTGCAGGAATTCTTGCAATGAAACCTGAAGTGATGGTTTTGGATGAGCCTACTGCAGGTCTTGACCCGCAGGGTGTAGTCGATTTGTCAAAACTACTGAATGAGCTTAATGATGAAGGGATTACAATTATAATTTCAACACATGAAGTTGATTTAGTTCCTAATTATGCAACTAAGGTCTTTGTATTGGTTGACGGTTTGCTGATTGGCGAAGGAACTCCAAAGGAGATTTTTGCAAAGCCTGAAATATTGGAACAAGCTAATTTAAAGGTTCCTATTGTTACTGACTTATTCCAGCAGCTTGAGGATGAAGGCTTTGACATGCAAGGGGATTATCCTTTAACAATTGATGAAGCTAAGGATAAGTTTTTGGAATTGTTAAACAAAAACTAA
- the cbiQ gene encoding cobalt ECF transporter T component CbiQ — translation MKFDMDYIAHHNNLTETNPYFKLFLTIILLIVTLALDNLYFDVFIFIVMSIVILAIAKINYKSYLKFLSLPMAFLVITCIFLMFFFGKGDVIYETGIWGIVVTTDSWHYAVYTFMRVMGCLPCLGFLALTTPIAKILNCLRTLKVPKVMIEIALLMYNTIFIFLNEIDTMQKAQDTRLGYNTYWSSFKSLGALASTIFLRSLDKSETLQFALDSRGYNGELPVYEPRKKEN, via the coding sequence ATGAAATTTGATATGGATTATATTGCGCATCATAATAATTTAACAGAAACTAATCCTTATTTTAAATTGTTTTTAACAATAATATTGTTAATTGTTACATTAGCACTCGATAATCTGTATTTTGACGTATTCATTTTTATTGTAATGTCCATTGTTATTTTAGCTATTGCTAAGATCAATTATAAATCTTATTTGAAATTTCTGTCACTTCCAATGGCATTTCTTGTAATAACTTGTATTTTTTTAATGTTCTTCTTTGGAAAGGGGGATGTTATTTATGAAACCGGAATATGGGGTATTGTAGTTACAACAGATTCCTGGCATTATGCCGTTTATACATTTATGCGTGTAATGGGATGTCTGCCTTGTTTAGGTTTCTTAGCACTCACTACACCAATTGCAAAAATCTTAAATTGTTTAAGAACTTTAAAAGTTCCAAAAGTAATGATAGAAATTGCTCTTTTGATGTATAATACAATTTTCATATTCTTGAATGAAATCGATACAATGCAGAAAGCTCAGGATACCAGACTAGGATATAACACCTATTGGTCTTCATTCAAATCTTTAGGAGCTCTTGCAAGTACAATATTTTTAAGATCTCTGGATAAAAGTGAAACATTGCAGTTTGCTTTAGATTCAAGAGGTTATAATGGAGAACTTCCGGTATATGAACCAAGAAAAAAGGAGAATTGA
- a CDS encoding (Fe-S)-binding protein → MLYFRGCTAREKLPNIQSATEKLLKLAGVDYHILDDEKCCGSVLLRTGFLKEAQEQIEKNTEILEGETIITSCAGCYKTLKEDYEGLDVVHISQLLDQLIRQGKLSLSKNDLDVTYHDSCHLGRHCDVFDEPRDVIKSVSNLVEMENIRENSICCGAGGGVKSAYPEIASEMAKLRINQAKKTGCKTLITPCPFCKLNLENDDLEVLDLTEFLVKYGDLDER, encoded by the coding sequence ATGTTGTATTTTAGGGGTTGTACTGCACGAGAGAAATTGCCGAATATTCAGTCTGCAACAGAAAAGCTATTGAAATTGGCAGGTGTTGATTATCATATCCTGGATGATGAAAAGTGTTGCGGATCAGTTTTGCTCAGGACAGGATTTTTAAAGGAAGCTCAAGAGCAGATTGAAAAGAATACTGAGATTCTTGAAGGTGAAACAATCATCACTTCCTGTGCGGGATGCTATAAAACCTTAAAAGAAGATTATGAAGGATTGGATGTAGTTCATATTTCCCAATTACTTGACCAATTGATTAGGCAAGGCAAATTAAGTTTATCAAAAAATGATTTGGATGTAACCTATCATGATTCATGCCATCTGGGGCGCCATTGTGATGTGTTTGACGAACCGAGAGATGTGATTAAGTCAGTTTCAAATCTTGTTGAAATGGAAAACATTCGCGAAAACAGTATATGCTGCGGTGCCGGTGGCGGTGTTAAGTCAGCCTATCCTGAAATTGCATCTGAAATGGCAAAATTAAGAATTAATCAGGCAAAAAAGACAGGATGCAAGACATTAATCACTCCATGCCCATTCTGCAAACTTAATTTGGAAAATGATGATTTGGAAGTACTTGATTTAACTGAATTTTTAGTGAAATATGGTGATTTGGATGAAAGATAG